From Pagrus major chromosome 2, Pma_NU_1.0, one genomic window encodes:
- the jam3a gene encoding junctional adhesion molecule 3B codes for MAIVRLVACFVLYASLGHIPSSLGVILRTTDKIVWANEFEPIELTCLIESISTNNPRIEWKKIKNGVPSYVYFQNKIAGDLEHRAQLREPANILIFNTTRSDTAEYRCEVAAIDDQRDFDEILISLAVRVKPVVPRCSVPEAVTVGTSTELRCLENEGFPAPQYRWFHNNEELPQDPKISPKLVNSSYSINPDTGGLKFRRVRKEDAGEYYCQAKNDAGHAQCPPQMMEVYDVDILGIFLKSFGAVIVFFCLAASICHSLRRGCFSKKGHNENNYNWPAQADGVEYGDADEGHFRHKSSFII; via the exons ATGGCGATTGTGCGACTCGTggcttgttttgttctttacGCCAGCTTAG GTCACATCCCATCATCTCTCGGGGTAATCCTCCGGACCACAGACAAGATTGTGTGGGCAAATGAGTTTGAGC CCATCGAGCTGACCTGTTTAATAGAGTCCATCTCAACAAACAACCCGAGGATTGAGTGGAAAAAGATTAAGAATGGTGTTCCCAGCTATGTGTACTTCCAAAACAAGATAGCAG GGGACTTGGAGCACAGAGCTCAGCTCAGAGAGCCAGCCAACATCCTGATCTTCAACACCACCCGATCAGACACTGCGGAGTACCGCTGCGAGGTGGCCGCCATCGATGATCAAAGGGACTTTGATGAAATACTTATTAGTCTTGCAGTAAGAG TGAAGCCTGTGGTACCACGGTGCAGCGTGCCAGAGGCCGTCACAGTTGGAACATCAACAGAACTGCGATGTCTGGAGAACGAGGGCTTCCCTGCTCCCCAGTACCGCTGGTTCCACAACAACGAGGAGCTTCCTCAGGACCCCAAAATCAGCCCGAAGCTGGTCAACTCCTCTTACAGCATCAACCCCGACACTGGAGGACTG AAATTTCgcagagtgaggaaggaggaCGCAGGGGAGTACTACTGCCAGGCAAAGAACGATGCGGGACACGCGCAGTGTCCCCCGCAAATGATGGAAGTCT ATGATGTGGACATCCTTGGGATTTTCCTCAAGTCGTTTGGTGCAGtgattgttttcttctgtttggctGCTTCCATTTGTCATTCCCTGAGACGTGGCTGCTTCTCCAAAAAAGGTCACAATGAAAATAA ttacAACTGGCCAGCACAGGCTGATGGTGTTGAATATGGCGATGCAGATGAG GGCCATTTTCGCCACAAGTCTTCATTCATCATTTGA